The following coding sequences are from one Virgibacillus necropolis window:
- a CDS encoding sugar phosphate isomerase/epimerase family protein, producing the protein MKLGLSTYSLLDAIKAEEMDVLDVVQWIADNGGEHMEIVPYGFTLVDNLELADKVRDKAKEVGIELSNYSMPANFVQDTEEEFETEVARLKEHVDLLDRMGIKHMRHDVTAFTLPPEKMTIEYFENSLPQIIEGSRRIADYAAEFGITTTIENHGVAVQHSDRVQRVIQAVDRPNFKTTLDIGNFMCVDENSIVGVKKNLPYASLVHFKDFYFRPYYENPGAGKWFRTSNGNYLRGAIVGQGDIEIREIVKLIKDSGYDGNITLEFEGMEECREACKIGLDNLRLFWEEV; encoded by the coding sequence ATGAAATTAGGATTAAGTACGTACAGTCTGCTAGACGCAATTAAGGCGGAAGAAATGGATGTTTTGGATGTCGTTCAATGGATTGCTGATAATGGCGGAGAACATATGGAAATTGTTCCATACGGATTTACGTTAGTCGACAATTTAGAACTGGCCGATAAGGTACGTGATAAAGCAAAAGAAGTCGGAATCGAACTATCAAACTATTCGATGCCAGCAAATTTTGTTCAAGATACAGAGGAAGAATTCGAGACTGAGGTTGCCAGGTTGAAGGAGCACGTCGATCTCCTGGACCGGATGGGAATCAAACATATGCGTCACGATGTCACCGCATTTACATTACCACCGGAAAAAATGACAATCGAATACTTTGAAAATAGTCTTCCGCAAATTATTGAAGGAAGTCGTCGTATTGCCGATTATGCTGCAGAGTTTGGGATAACAACAACAATCGAAAATCATGGTGTCGCTGTCCAGCATAGTGACCGCGTCCAGCGCGTAATACAAGCCGTTGACCGACCAAATTTTAAAACTACATTAGATATAGGAAACTTTATGTGTGTCGATGAAAACTCCATTGTTGGCGTAAAAAAGAACCTACCATATGCATCACTGGTTCACTTTAAGGATTTTTATTTCCGGCCGTACTATGAGAATCCCGGCGCAGGAAAATGGTTCAGAACATCAAACGGCAATTATTTAAGAGGCGCAATTGTCGGTCAGGGGGATATTGAAATCAGAGAGATCGTTAAGCTTATCAAGGATTCCGGTTATGATGGGAATATTACATTGGAATTTGAAGGCATGGAAGAATGCAGGGAAGCATGTAAAATTGGGTTGGATAATTTGAGGCTTTTTTGGGAAGAAGTTTAA
- a CDS encoding Gfo/Idh/MocA family protein, producing the protein MLKIAVVGTGSLSEVHFQTWSRLQNVQVELVENKSTVDVDIIDLCVPVDERPDFIREINKEGIRIVCETALATNAEEASALIKKCDEEDVHLFVENRKRFSPEYVDARNQVRDGHIGKPGVIRLSSSAPHPGDESDIFSSLGVPEFDWLTWTFGNVERVMAKHVKKERLDGSITEHALLSLRLEDQAFAHIDLSWVNGKKETSFELTGDNGMLTYNSVESNPIQLSTSSEVLDEEILIKTPLQRMLEHVVAGRGKTGQSLHAIQIADVARQSAEAGQPKEVR; encoded by the coding sequence TTGCTGAAAATAGCAGTAGTTGGAACGGGGTCGTTGAGTGAGGTCCATTTTCAAACATGGTCCCGGTTACAGAATGTGCAAGTAGAGCTTGTTGAAAATAAATCAACAGTTGATGTCGATATCATTGATTTGTGTGTACCTGTAGATGAGAGACCAGATTTCATCAGGGAGATCAATAAGGAAGGAATTCGTATTGTCTGTGAAACGGCACTTGCGACGAATGCGGAAGAGGCTTCTGCTTTAATTAAAAAATGTGATGAAGAGGACGTACATCTTTTTGTTGAAAATAGAAAGCGGTTTTCGCCTGAGTATGTTGATGCAAGGAACCAGGTGAGGGATGGACATATCGGAAAACCGGGAGTCATCAGACTTTCCAGCAGTGCCCCGCATCCCGGTGATGAAAGTGACATTTTTTCCAGTCTGGGTGTACCTGAGTTTGATTGGTTGACTTGGACCTTTGGTAATGTAGAACGCGTGATGGCAAAACACGTCAAAAAAGAACGCCTGGATGGATCGATAACCGAGCATGCGTTACTGTCACTTCGTTTGGAGGATCAGGCATTTGCTCATATTGATTTGTCCTGGGTGAATGGGAAAAAAGAAACAAGCTTTGAGCTGACCGGTGATAATGGGATGCTTACCTATAATAGTGTAGAAAGCAATCCGATTCAGCTTTCCACGTCCTCCGAAGTACTTGATGAGGAAATTTTAATTAAAACACCTCTTCAGCGTATGTTGGAGCATGTTGTTGCAGGCAGGGGAAAAACTGGGCAATCCTTGCATGCCATTCAAATTGCCGATGTGGCACGACAATCAGCCGAAGCTGGCCAGCCTAAGGAGGTGCGCTAA
- a CDS encoding Gfo/Idh/MocA family protein, which translates to MKVGIISFAHMHAFSYAQYLVQHPDAELAGIWDADEARGSDAAEQYEATFYSDLDDLLKTGIEAVIVCSENANHKEHVIKAASYQKHILCEKPIATEVEDAQAMIKTCEENEVILQVAYPVRFAPAIQKVKSIIQSGKIGEVIAVNATNHGQMPGGWFVEKKLSGGGSATDHIVHVMDLLRWMLKDEVKSVYAEFDTRFYDIDVEDAGLVMLELESGAIVSIDPSWSRPKTFPMWGDVTMKISGTEGTLSVDAFKQHSVLYNDTDGKIQHQPWSEDMDEALVNDFIDCVKTKREPSITGKDGLRTLEVVKAAYESNERKETVQLKRN; encoded by the coding sequence ATGAAAGTGGGAATCATTAGTTTTGCTCACATGCATGCCTTTAGCTATGCGCAGTATTTGGTTCAACATCCTGATGCGGAACTAGCTGGAATCTGGGATGCGGATGAAGCGCGGGGAAGTGACGCGGCAGAACAATACGAGGCTACATTTTATTCGGATTTGGATGATCTTTTAAAGACAGGCATTGAAGCGGTAATTGTCTGTTCGGAAAATGCTAATCATAAGGAACATGTTATTAAAGCAGCAAGCTATCAAAAGCACATACTATGTGAAAAACCGATTGCAACCGAGGTAGAAGATGCGCAAGCAATGATTAAAACGTGTGAGGAAAATGAGGTTATTTTGCAAGTAGCTTATCCAGTCCGGTTTGCGCCAGCTATTCAAAAGGTGAAATCTATTATTCAATCAGGAAAAATTGGTGAGGTAATTGCAGTGAATGCAACCAATCACGGTCAAATGCCTGGTGGCTGGTTCGTTGAAAAGAAACTATCGGGTGGCGGCTCGGCAACAGATCATATTGTCCACGTCATGGATTTGCTTAGGTGGATGTTGAAAGATGAAGTTAAAAGTGTCTATGCGGAATTTGATACACGATTCTATGATATTGATGTCGAGGACGCTGGGTTAGTCATGCTGGAGCTTGAATCCGGTGCCATTGTATCGATTGATCCGAGTTGGTCACGACCAAAGACATTTCCAATGTGGGGAGATGTCACGATGAAAATTTCTGGGACAGAAGGAACATTATCTGTCGATGCATTTAAACAGCATTCGGTTCTATACAATGATACGGATGGGAAGATTCAGCATCAACCTTGGTCTGAAGATATGGATGAAGCCTTAGTGAACGACTTTATCGATTGCGTGAAAACAAAAAGAGAGCCATCCATAACAGGAAAGGACGGCTTGCGGACACTAGAAGTGGTAAAAGCAGCCTATGAATCTAACGAACGAAAAGAGACTGTTCAACTAAAACGTAATTAG
- a CDS encoding sugar phosphate isomerase/epimerase family protein — MKLGMSSYSLVRAINSGEMSILDVIGWTADQGGDHIELVPMGYTLTDNPDLLEAILQKTKEKGIEISNYAIGADFLPASQEEFEQEIVRVKKEVDIAHALGVKLMRHDVSFKPPHEASTQQFEQDLPRLVEACQQIADYAAQYDIVTSIENHGFYVQASDRIQRLVNAVDRANFKTTLDTGNFLCVDEDPVAAVKKNISIASMVHIKDFYHRRGSTFNPGEGWFQTTSGNYLRGAISGHGDIDIKEVIKVIKQSGYDGYISIEFEGLEECKQGSRIGLDNVRRIWEEV; from the coding sequence ATGAAGCTAGGAATGAGTTCGTACAGTTTAGTAAGAGCAATAAACTCAGGAGAAATGTCAATTTTGGATGTGATCGGGTGGACAGCGGATCAAGGTGGCGATCATATTGAGCTAGTTCCGATGGGGTATACATTGACAGACAATCCGGATTTACTCGAAGCAATTCTTCAAAAAACGAAGGAAAAAGGAATTGAAATTTCCAACTATGCAATTGGTGCAGACTTTCTGCCAGCTAGTCAGGAGGAATTTGAACAGGAAATTGTACGTGTTAAAAAGGAAGTGGATATTGCCCATGCGCTTGGTGTCAAGCTTATGCGGCATGATGTTTCATTTAAGCCTCCACATGAAGCATCTACTCAGCAGTTTGAACAGGATTTACCAAGGTTAGTGGAAGCATGCCAGCAAATAGCTGATTATGCAGCACAATATGATATTGTAACAAGCATTGAAAATCATGGTTTTTATGTCCAGGCGAGCGATCGGATTCAGCGTCTGGTAAATGCTGTGGACCGGGCTAATTTTAAAACAACACTTGATACTGGTAATTTCTTATGTGTGGATGAGGATCCGGTAGCCGCAGTGAAGAAAAATATTTCAATTGCTTCCATGGTGCACATCAAAGATTTTTACCATCGGCGGGGTTCGACGTTTAACCCTGGTGAAGGCTGGTTCCAGACGACATCCGGGAATTATTTACGGGGAGCAATAAGTGGTCACGGAGATATTGATATAAAAGAGGTCATTAAAGTCATTAAACAATCGGGGTACGATGGGTATATCTCAATCGAATTCGAAGGGTTAGAAGAATGTAAACAAGGATCCAGAATTGGTTTGGACAATGTCCGGAGAATCTGGGAAGAAGTTTAA
- a CDS encoding Gfo/Idh/MocA family protein: MGKIKVGVIGAGSISEMHFESYKNNCDVEIYAVCDLNEERAQEKAEKYGAEKYYTNYQDLLDNPEVDAVSICTWNNSHAEISIAALNSGKHVLVEKPLCKTVEEAYEIEKAAKVNSGKVIQVGFVRRFGTNTKVLKSFIESGDLGEIYYAKASCLRVLGNPGGWFSDKERSGGGPLIDLGVHVIDLCWYLMGKPKVKSVSGNTYNKLGNRANVTNKSFYKAADYDPEKNTVEDLANAMIRFENGASLVIDTSYALHAKEESINVNIFGDKGGAEIEPALQIFTEKNNTMLNSTPQIDSLSFDFVKGFQDEINHFVSCAKGETETISPVQDGVEIMKILAGVYESSEKGAEVRFD, encoded by the coding sequence ATGGGGAAAATAAAAGTTGGTGTGATTGGTGCAGGTTCTATTTCCGAAATGCACTTTGAGTCGTACAAAAACAATTGCGATGTGGAGATCTATGCGGTTTGCGATTTGAACGAAGAAAGAGCTCAGGAAAAAGCGGAAAAATATGGTGCAGAAAAATATTATACAAACTATCAGGATTTGCTGGATAATCCGGAAGTTGATGCCGTAAGTATTTGCACATGGAATAATTCCCATGCGGAGATTTCCATAGCTGCTTTAAACAGTGGGAAGCATGTGTTGGTTGAAAAACCATTATGTAAAACAGTCGAAGAGGCATATGAGATTGAAAAGGCTGCAAAAGTGAACAGTGGAAAGGTCATTCAAGTAGGATTCGTTCGGAGGTTCGGCACAAACACGAAGGTATTAAAGAGCTTTATTGAATCAGGTGATCTTGGTGAAATCTATTATGCAAAAGCATCTTGTCTCCGTGTTTTGGGTAATCCTGGTGGTTGGTTCTCCGATAAGGAACGATCAGGTGGCGGCCCATTAATTGATTTAGGTGTTCATGTCATTGATTTGTGCTGGTACCTCATGGGTAAACCAAAAGTCAAATCAGTCAGCGGAAACACATACAATAAATTGGGTAACCGCGCCAACGTCACCAACAAATCGTTCTATAAAGCTGCCGATTATGATCCAGAAAAAAATACAGTAGAGGATCTGGCCAATGCCATGATTCGATTCGAAAATGGGGCCTCATTAGTAATTGATACAAGCTATGCACTCCATGCGAAAGAAGAATCCATTAATGTGAATATTTTTGGTGATAAAGGTGGCGCGGAAATCGAACCTGCACTACAGATTTTCACAGAAAAAAATAACACGATGTTAAATTCCACACCACAGATTGATTCATTATCATTTGACTTTGTGAAGGGTTTCCAGGATGAAATTAACCACTTTGTGTCTTGTGCCAAAGGGGAAACGGAAACAATTAGCCCTGTCCAGGATGGGGTAGAGATTATGAAAATATTGGCTGGTGTCTATGAATCTAGTGAAAAGGGTGCGGAAGTTCGCTTTGATTAA
- a CDS encoding endo-beta-N-acetylglucosaminidase, with translation MNKAKTMYAFVFSVMLTVVIFALPISAFAEQPESSYWYPEGLMNWSPESDTDAIFNKSSVPLADREVLYKVNNTSQSEAKLVALSALNPNTSGVPSQGGNKFFANTFSYWQYVDVMVYWAGSAGEGIIVPPSADVIDAAHKNGVPILGNVFFPPKVYGGKEEWLEQMLVQREDGSFPAADKLLEVASYYGFDGWFINQETGGGTEETAEKMKDFLAYLQEHKQKDMQIMWYDSMTKNGDINWQNALTDQNKMFLQDGEERVSDSMFLNFWWNSQEASYNKAKEIGRDPYDLFAGIDVEANGTNTNVNWEGIFPEGRSPYTSLGVYRPDWAFKTSTTMDEFYDKEQEFWTGEAGDPSETFKNGSWKGMAHYFTAKTSVQELPFVTHFNTGSGKSFVVNGVTRSERDWNNRSLQNILPTWRWLTEGSGQPLNVDFDWEQAYYGGSSLKISGKLSNENTTHLKLYKTDLPIEKDTEISVTYQTDVKKPNMKLGVSFIGQPEKFVFFDVKKKSRNEWTTETFKLKKYQGEKIAAISLYFDSEEVIEDYQMNIGELKVTNKHSDKEVPGSPTNPTWLEMAYKEGLYADLSVKWDPVDDTIQHYELYRRHANGEKEFLGATPNNVYHISDLRRDGKETATTLEIVAVSKDYVKSEAVEVTFEWPPYPIPKADFSASQTVAAPGDEIQFFNNSSEATEEVQWHFDGATPATSTEKDPVVTYQEEGVYAVTLVAKNSEGEDSLTKEEFITISKDATNIENVALNKTAVASGQCGTSEGPLNAIDGETANNSKWCAIGDNQWLTVDLGEVYHLSEFVLKHAEAGGESPAFNTKAFKIETSRDGENWENTVTATANTAAVSEHPIPITEARYVRLSIQQPTQGGDQAARIYELEAYGY, from the coding sequence ATGAATAAAGCCAAAACAATGTATGCATTTGTATTTTCAGTCATGTTAACTGTAGTAATTTTTGCTCTACCGATTAGCGCATTTGCAGAACAACCGGAATCATCGTATTGGTACCCGGAAGGTCTGATGAACTGGAGTCCGGAAAGTGACACAGACGCCATTTTCAACAAAAGCAGTGTCCCGTTAGCTGATAGAGAAGTTCTTTATAAAGTAAATAACACTTCACAGTCCGAGGCAAAATTAGTAGCGCTTTCCGCATTGAATCCAAATACGAGCGGGGTTCCCTCTCAAGGGGGAAATAAGTTCTTCGCTAATACGTTCAGTTATTGGCAATACGTAGATGTAATGGTTTATTGGGCAGGTTCTGCAGGGGAGGGGATTATTGTGCCCCCTAGTGCTGATGTTATTGATGCTGCCCATAAAAACGGGGTCCCGATATTAGGAAATGTATTCTTCCCGCCCAAAGTGTACGGGGGGAAAGAAGAATGGCTGGAACAAATGCTTGTTCAACGTGAAGATGGCTCATTTCCAGCGGCAGATAAACTGTTAGAAGTTGCTAGCTATTACGGATTCGATGGTTGGTTTATCAACCAGGAAACCGGTGGAGGAACGGAAGAAACAGCTGAGAAAATGAAAGATTTCCTAGCATATTTGCAGGAACATAAGCAAAAAGATATGCAGATTATGTGGTATGATTCCATGACCAAAAATGGAGATATCAACTGGCAAAATGCGTTAACTGATCAAAATAAAATGTTTTTGCAGGATGGCGAGGAAAGGGTTTCCGATAGTATGTTTTTAAACTTTTGGTGGAACTCGCAAGAAGCTTCTTATAACAAAGCGAAAGAAATCGGGAGAGATCCATATGACTTGTTCGCTGGCATTGATGTAGAGGCAAATGGAACAAACACGAATGTAAATTGGGAGGGGATATTTCCGGAAGGGAGATCGCCTTACACTTCATTAGGTGTTTACCGACCGGATTGGGCTTTTAAGACATCAACAACGATGGATGAGTTTTATGATAAAGAACAGGAATTTTGGACTGGAGAGGCCGGCGATCCAAGTGAAACATTTAAAAACGGAAGCTGGAAAGGGATGGCTCATTACTTTACAGCGAAGACGTCCGTTCAGGAGCTGCCATTTGTAACCCATTTTAATACTGGAAGCGGGAAATCGTTTGTGGTTAATGGAGTTACTAGAAGTGAAAGGGATTGGAATAACCGCAGTTTACAAAATATCCTGCCAACGTGGCGATGGCTAACAGAAGGTAGTGGTCAGCCTCTCAATGTAGACTTTGATTGGGAACAAGCATACTATGGGGGCAGCTCGTTAAAAATATCGGGGAAACTATCAAATGAAAATACTACTCACTTAAAGCTTTATAAAACAGATTTACCGATTGAAAAAGACACTGAAATTTCCGTGACGTATCAAACGGATGTCAAAAAGCCTAACATGAAACTTGGTGTCAGTTTTATTGGGCAACCTGAAAAATTTGTATTTTTTGATGTGAAGAAAAAGAGTAGAAATGAATGGACAACGGAAACCTTTAAATTAAAAAAATATCAAGGTGAAAAGATAGCGGCTATTTCACTTTATTTTGATAGTGAAGAGGTTATAGAAGATTATCAAATGAATATCGGTGAATTAAAGGTAACGAATAAGCACAGCGACAAAGAAGTACCCGGTTCACCAACAAACCCGACCTGGTTGGAAATGGCTTATAAGGAAGGTTTATATGCTGACCTTTCAGTGAAATGGGATCCAGTAGATGATACTATCCAGCATTATGAATTGTATCGTAGGCACGCCAATGGGGAAAAGGAATTCCTTGGTGCAACACCTAACAATGTTTATCATATCTCTGACTTACGAAGGGATGGGAAGGAAACGGCAACAACACTTGAAATTGTTGCTGTAAGTAAAGATTATGTAAAAAGTGAAGCGGTGGAAGTCACGTTTGAATGGCCACCGTATCCAATACCTAAGGCTGACTTCAGTGCAAGCCAAACAGTTGCGGCTCCCGGGGATGAAATTCAATTCTTTAATAATTCTTCAGAAGCAACAGAGGAAGTTCAATGGCATTTTGATGGTGCAACGCCTGCAACTAGTACCGAAAAAGATCCGGTTGTAACGTATCAAGAAGAGGGTGTTTATGCTGTTACACTAGTTGCTAAAAATAGTGAAGGTGAAGATAGCCTTACAAAGGAAGAGTTCATTACCATTTCAAAGGATGCCACTAATATCGAAAATGTTGCACTTAATAAAACAGCTGTAGCAAGCGGACAATGTGGCACAAGTGAAGGTCCATTAAATGCAATTGATGGGGAAACAGCAAATAATAGTAAATGGTGTGCAATTGGTGACAACCAATGGTTAACCGTTGATTTGGGCGAAGTCTATCATTTATCGGAGTTTGTACTAAAACACGCGGAAGCAGGCGGAGAATCACCAGCATTTAATACAAAAGCTTTCAAGATTGAAACTAGCCGTGATGGTGAGAATTGGGAAAATACTGTTACTGCAACAGCTAATACCGCAGCAGTTTCAGAACACCCCATTCCAATTACCGAAGCTAGATATGTACGTCTTTCCATCCAACAGCCAACACAGGGTGGAGATCAGGCAGCAAGAATTTACGAATTAGAGGCATATGGTTATTAG
- a CDS encoding SDR family NAD(P)-dependent oxidoreductase has translation MKRLNNKTALVTGGSRGIGEAIVLQLAREGANVAINFSSDKSKVLAEEVKKKVEVIGQRAMIVQADVGNKQQVDQMTEKVENKLGNIDILVNNASIAPFEPFMTVSEETWDRTFNTNVKSIFLCSQAIAKGMIKRRRGKIINITSTASLMVTSPVIPHYISSKAAAHQLTKALAIELGKHNINVNAVGPSTVETDMCTDYLADEAIYEKEVEANPMKRLGTAKQIGDAVVFLASEEAMQVNGHLLMVDGGLTVKAAQPDDHMEH, from the coding sequence ATGAAAAGACTTAACAACAAAACCGCTCTTGTAACTGGGGGGAGCAGAGGAATTGGAGAGGCAATTGTTCTTCAATTAGCCCGTGAAGGTGCTAATGTGGCTATTAATTTTTCTTCAGACAAATCAAAAGTGTTGGCAGAAGAAGTTAAAAAAAAGGTCGAAGTTATTGGTCAGCGGGCTATGATAGTGCAGGCGGATGTAGGAAACAAACAACAAGTTGATCAAATGACAGAAAAGGTGGAAAATAAGCTAGGAAACATTGATATTTTGGTAAACAATGCAAGCATTGCTCCATTCGAGCCTTTTATGACAGTATCCGAAGAAACTTGGGATCGAACGTTTAATACTAATGTCAAATCAATTTTCCTGTGTTCCCAGGCTATTGCCAAGGGAATGATTAAAAGGCGTAGGGGAAAAATTATTAATATAACATCAACAGCCAGTTTGATGGTCACAAGTCCCGTAATTCCACACTATATATCATCAAAGGCTGCTGCACATCAGCTAACAAAGGCACTGGCTATTGAACTGGGAAAACATAATATCAATGTGAATGCAGTTGGACCTAGTACAGTGGAGACGGATATGTGTACAGATTACTTGGCAGACGAAGCGATTTATGAAAAGGAAGTTGAGGCAAATCCGATGAAACGGTTGGGCACAGCAAAACAAATTGGAGATGCGGTCGTATTTTTAGCTTCAGAGGAAGCGATGCAGGTAAATGGTCATCTGTTAATGGTTGACGGTGGTTTAACGGTTAAAGCTGCACAGCCAGATGATCATATGGAACATTAA